One part of the Flavobacterium johnsoniae UW101 genome encodes these proteins:
- a CDS encoding winged helix-turn-helix transcriptional regulator codes for MKTKGELTKEMDCQPEECLAALLPVRDALEVLSGRWKLPILIALSNRPKRFKEISKDINGITDKMLSKELKDLEINKLVTRTVYDTFPPTVEYARTEHSHTLYNVISALNEWGTLHRKEIIGK; via the coding sequence ATGAAAACAAAAGGTGAACTAACAAAAGAAATGGACTGTCAGCCGGAAGAATGTCTTGCTGCATTATTACCCGTAAGAGATGCTCTGGAAGTTTTAAGCGGCAGATGGAAACTCCCAATTTTAATTGCCTTATCAAACAGACCGAAACGTTTCAAGGAAATTTCTAAAGACATAAACGGAATTACTGATAAAATGCTTTCTAAAGAACTGAAAGATCTGGAAATAAACAAACTGGTTACCAGAACAGTTTATGACACCTTTCCGCCAACTGTTGAGTACGCCAGAACAGAACACAGTCATACTTTGTATAATGTTATAAGTGCATTAAACGAATGGGGAACTTTGCACCGAAAAGAAATTATAGGCAAGTAA
- a CDS encoding acetyl-CoA C-acetyltransferase has translation MNTSKTVRKVAIVGYNRIPFARANTAYASVGNQEMMTAALNGLVDKYNLQGQLLGEVAGGAVIKHTYDNNLIRECVMKTALDPATPACDLQQACDTGIESAVYIANKIALGQIESGIAGGVDSISDIPMAVSEKLRKVLLEARQAKSLGGKIKAFLKLSPKDLSPLVPKNEEQQTGLSMGGHTEITAKYYKISREDQDNFALKSHLNMAKAYDEGFFNDMITPFNGLEKDNNLRKDSSIEKLAKLKPAFDKVNGTLTAGNSTPLTDGASCILLASEEWAKERGLPILAYITFAEAAAIEYVKNQQNLLLAPLFAASRMLEKAELNLQDFDYYEIHEAFAAQVLATLKIWESPELSAELGLKKTLGAIDREKLNVKGSSLAAAHPFAATGGRIIGVMAKLLNEKGSGRGFVSICAAGGQGVTMIIEK, from the coding sequence ATGAATACCAGCAAAACTGTTAGAAAAGTCGCTATTGTAGGTTACAACCGAATTCCTTTTGCAAGAGCAAATACTGCTTATGCATCTGTTGGAAATCAGGAAATGATGACTGCCGCCCTAAACGGACTTGTCGATAAGTATAATCTGCAGGGCCAATTATTAGGTGAAGTTGCCGGAGGCGCTGTAATCAAACATACTTACGATAATAATTTAATCAGAGAGTGTGTAATGAAAACCGCTCTAGATCCCGCCACTCCTGCCTGCGATTTACAACAGGCCTGCGATACCGGAATTGAAAGTGCAGTTTATATTGCTAATAAAATTGCTTTGGGACAAATTGAATCTGGAATTGCCGGCGGTGTAGATTCCATCAGCGATATACCAATGGCTGTAAGTGAAAAACTAAGGAAAGTTTTGTTAGAAGCCCGTCAGGCAAAATCGCTGGGCGGAAAAATCAAAGCATTTTTAAAATTAAGCCCGAAAGACCTTTCGCCTTTAGTTCCTAAAAATGAAGAACAGCAAACGGGACTTTCAATGGGCGGACATACTGAGATTACGGCAAAATATTATAAAATTTCAAGAGAAGATCAGGATAATTTTGCACTTAAAAGTCATTTGAATATGGCAAAAGCGTATGATGAAGGCTTTTTTAATGATATGATTACGCCCTTTAACGGACTGGAAAAAGATAATAATCTGAGAAAAGACAGCTCGATTGAAAAACTGGCAAAACTAAAACCGGCATTCGATAAAGTAAACGGAACTTTAACTGCCGGAAATTCTACTCCCCTTACTGATGGTGCTTCCTGTATACTTTTAGCGAGTGAAGAATGGGCAAAAGAACGCGGACTTCCTATTTTGGCATATATTACTTTTGCTGAAGCTGCAGCGATAGAATATGTAAAAAATCAACAAAATCTTTTGCTGGCACCTTTATTTGCAGCAAGCCGAATGCTTGAAAAAGCTGAATTAAATTTGCAGGATTTTGATTATTATGAAATTCATGAAGCTTTTGCTGCACAAGTATTGGCAACTTTAAAAATTTGGGAAAGCCCGGAATTAAGTGCAGAGTTAGGCTTAAAGAAAACACTTGGTGCAATAGACCGCGAAAAATTAAATGTAAAAGGAAGCAGTCTTGCAGCCGCACACCCTTTTGCAGCAACTGGAGGCAGAATAATTGGCGTAATGGCAAAATTACTAAACGAAAAAGGTTCAGGTCGAGGATTTGTTTCGATTTGTGCTGCTGGCGGACAAGGTGTTACGATGATAATCGAAAAGTAA
- a CDS encoding FMN-dependent NADH-azoreductase, giving the protein MSQKILRIITSTNGDTSFSNQLSNAVIEKLTAGNPETEVKTLDLTKTPLPYLTNSHISAVYAPEETHTPEQKEALKYSNEAIKTLLESDVIVIGVPLYNFGIPAVLKGWIDQIARAGKTFSYSAEGPKGLVTDKKVYLSIASGAIFSEGPYKSYDFSESYLRAVFGFLGMTDVTTFRVEGTAIPDFAENALPKALSSVEEFAF; this is encoded by the coding sequence ATGAGCCAAAAAATTCTACGCATAATTACCAGTACCAATGGTGATACTTCATTTAGTAATCAGCTGTCGAATGCTGTTATTGAAAAATTAACTGCAGGAAATCCTGAAACTGAAGTAAAAACTCTTGACCTTACTAAAACACCTTTACCATATTTGACTAATTCGCATATAAGTGCTGTATATGCTCCTGAGGAAACTCATACTCCGGAACAGAAAGAAGCATTAAAATATTCAAATGAAGCAATAAAAACTTTATTAGAATCGGATGTAATTGTAATTGGTGTGCCTTTGTACAATTTTGGTATTCCGGCTGTTTTAAAAGGCTGGATTGATCAGATTGCGAGAGCAGGAAAAACTTTTAGTTACAGTGCCGAAGGACCAAAAGGATTGGTAACTGATAAAAAAGTGTATTTATCAATTGCATCTGGTGCTATTTTTTCTGAAGGACCATACAAAAGCTACGATTTTTCAGAATCGTATCTTCGAGCGGTATTTGGTTTTTTAGGAATGACGGATGTTACTACTTTTCGTGTAGAAGGAACTGCAATTCCTGATTTTGCCGAAAATGCTTTACCAAAAGCCTTATCTTCTGTAGAAGAATTTGCTTTTTAA